A window from Balearica regulorum gibbericeps isolate bBalReg1 chromosome 1, bBalReg1.pri, whole genome shotgun sequence encodes these proteins:
- the NFYB gene encoding nuclear transcription factor Y subunit beta isoform X1, translated as MDGDSSTTDASQLGIAGDYIGGSHYVIQPHDDTEDSMNDHEDTNGSKESFREQDIYLPIANVARIMKNAIPQTGKIAKDAKECVQECVSEFISFITSEASERCHQEKRKTINGEDILFAMSTLGFDSYVEPLKLYLQKFREAMKGEKGIGGTVTTGDGLSEELTEEAFTNQLPAGLITTDGQQQNVMVYTTSYQQAVIPCSCCSQICNGKSCDHS; from the exons ATGGATGGTGATAGCTCCACAACGGATGCTTCTCAGTTAGGAATTGCTGGAGATTACATTGGTGGCAGTCACTATGTGATACAGCCTCACGATG aCACAGAGGACAGCATGAATGATCATGAAGATACAAATGGCTCAAAAGAGAGTTTTAGAGAACAAGACATATATCTTCCAATTGCAAATGTGGCAAGGATAATGAAAAATGCCATACCCCAAACAGGAAAG ATTGCTAAGGATGCAAAGGAATGCGTGCAAGAGTGTGTAAGTGAATTCATCAGCTTTATAACGTCAGAAGCAAGTGAGAGGTGTcatcaagagaaaagaaagaccATCAATGGAGAGGATATTCTCTTTGCCATGTCTACCTTGGGGTTTGATAGCTATGTTGAACCTTTGAAGTTATACCTCCAAAAATTCAGAGAG gcaatgaaaggagaaaagggaattgGAGGAACAGTTACAACTGGAGACGGTCTAAGTGAGGAGCTCACAGAGGAAGCATTTA CTAACCAGTTGCCAGCAGGCTTAATAACTACAGATGGCCAACAGCAGAATGTTATGGTCTACACAACATCATACCAACAG GCTGTCATACCCTGTTCTTGTTGTTCCCAaatttgcaatggaaaaagcTGTGATCACAGCTAA
- the NFYB gene encoding nuclear transcription factor Y subunit beta isoform X2 gives MDGDSSTTDASQLGIAGDYIGGSHYVIQPHDDTEDSMNDHEDTNGSKESFREQDIYLPIANVARIMKNAIPQTGKIAKDAKECVQECVSEFISFITSEASERCHQEKRKTINGEDILFAMSTLGFDSYVEPLKLYLQKFREAMKGEKGIGGTVTTGDGLSEELTEEAFTNQLPAGLITTDGQQQNVMVYTTSYQQISGVQQIQFS, from the exons ATGGATGGTGATAGCTCCACAACGGATGCTTCTCAGTTAGGAATTGCTGGAGATTACATTGGTGGCAGTCACTATGTGATACAGCCTCACGATG aCACAGAGGACAGCATGAATGATCATGAAGATACAAATGGCTCAAAAGAGAGTTTTAGAGAACAAGACATATATCTTCCAATTGCAAATGTGGCAAGGATAATGAAAAATGCCATACCCCAAACAGGAAAG ATTGCTAAGGATGCAAAGGAATGCGTGCAAGAGTGTGTAAGTGAATTCATCAGCTTTATAACGTCAGAAGCAAGTGAGAGGTGTcatcaagagaaaagaaagaccATCAATGGAGAGGATATTCTCTTTGCCATGTCTACCTTGGGGTTTGATAGCTATGTTGAACCTTTGAAGTTATACCTCCAAAAATTCAGAGAG gcaatgaaaggagaaaagggaattgGAGGAACAGTTACAACTGGAGACGGTCTAAGTGAGGAGCTCACAGAGGAAGCATTTA CTAACCAGTTGCCAGCAGGCTTAATAACTACAGATGGCCAACAGCAGAATGTTATGGTCTACACAACATCATACCAACAG atCTCTGGTGTTCAGCAAATTCAGTTCTCATGA